The genomic region tccatgaaattagagaagaccaaagaaccatgagggaggagcaacaaaggaaaggaagagacatagaggagctcaagagcaccattggttcttcaagaggaggaAGACACCAccttcactaaggtggacccgttccttaatctccttgtctatttatttttttctgttttcattctctatgctttatgtttatttatgtttgtgtctttattacatgatcattagtgtttaagtgtctatgtcttaaagctatgaatgtcctaggaatccatcacctttcttaaatgaaaaatgtttttaatcacaaaagaacaagaattacatgATTTTGAAGTAATCcttgaaattattttaattattttgatgtggtgacaatactttttcttttctgaatgaatgcctgaacagtgcatatttttgaatttgttgtttgtgaatgttaaaattgttggctcttgaaagaataatgaaaaaggaaaaatattattaataatctgaaaaatcataaaattaattcttgaagcaagaaaaagtagtgaaaaagcaaggcttgcgaaaaaaatggcaaaaaaaaaataaaaaaaaaagaaagaaaaagaaaaagcaagcagaaaaagccaagagctctttaaaccaaaagacaagagcaaaaagccagtaaccctttaaaccaaaaggcaagggtaaaataaaaggatctaaggctttgagcattaatggataggagggcccaaaggaataaaatcctggcctaagcagctaaaccaagctgtccctaaccatgtgcttgtggcgtgaaggtgtcaagtgaaaagcttgagactgagtggttaaagtcgtggtccaaagcaaaaagagtgtgcttaagagctctgcgcacctctaactggggactctagcaaagctgagtcagaatctgaaaaggttcacccagttatgtgtctgtggcatttatgtatccggtggtaatactggaaaacaaagtgcttagggtcacagccaagactcataaagtagctgtgttcaagaatcaacataatgaactaggagaatcaataacactatctaaattctgagttcctatagatgccaatcatcctgaacatcaaaggataaagtgagatgccaaaactgttcagaggcaaaaagctactagtcccgctcatctaattggagctaagtttcattgatattttggaatttatagtatattctcttctttttatcctatttgattttcagtttcttggggataagcaacaatttaagtttggtgttgtgatgagcggataatttatacgctttttggcattgtttttacatagttttcagtatgatttagttaagttttattatatttttattagttttcaagaaaaattcatatttctagactttactatgagtttgtgtgtttttctgtgatttcaggtattttctggctgaaattgagggtcctgagcaaaagtttgattcagaggctgaaaaaggactgcagatgatgttggattctgacctcccttcactcgaaatggattttctagagctaccgaAATCTAATTAGCAAGCTCTTAATTGCGtcgaaaagtagacatccagggctttccagcaatatataatagtccatactttggtcgagttttgatgacacaaactggcgttcaaacgccaacttcctgccctattctgaagttatacgccagaaacaggttacaaaccagagttaaatgccacaaacaggctgcaacctggcgtttaactctaagagaagtctctacacgtgtaaatctcaatgctcagcccaagcacacacaaagtgggccccggaagtggatttctgcatcatttacttatctctgtaaaccctagtaactagtttagtataaataggactttttactattgtattcgaggtcttggtcattctggttccctctctgggggccgaagccaatgaacaccattatcacttatgtattttcaacggtggagtttctacaccccatagattaaggtgtggagctctgctgttctttatgaattatgcaaagtactattgtttttctattcaactcaagcttattcttattctaagatattcactcacacttcaacctgatgaatgtgatgatccgtgacactcatcattattctcacctatgaacgcgtgcctgacaaccacttccgttctatctgcaatagcttgaatgtgtatctcttagcctccattccgaaagatcagagtcttcatggtataagctagaatcaattggcagcattcttgagatccgaaaagtctaaaccttgtctgtggtattccgagtaggatctgggatgggatgactgtaacgagcttcaaacttgcgagtgttgggcgtagtgacagacgcaaaaggatcaatagatcttattccaacatgatcgagaatcgacagatgattagccgtgcggtgatagtgcatttggaccattttcactgagaggacggacggtagccattgacaacggtgatcctccaacatacagcttgccatggaaaggagtatgaatgattgaatgaagacagtaggaaagcagagattcagaatcAACAAGCacctccatatgcttatctgaaatcccaccaatgaattatataagtatttctatcttgttttatattttatttatattttaattatcaaaacctcataaccatttgaatctacctgattgagatttacaagatgaccatagcttgcttcaagccgacaatctccgtgggatcgacccttactcacgtaaggtttattacttggacgacccagtgcacttgctggttagttgtgcggagttatgacAAAGAATTGACAAATAGTTGTTGGCgccgttttagagatcacaatttcgtgcaccagaataCTTCTGAAAATTTCCTAACTACCGAAATTTGATCTAACCTCCATTTATCACCCAATGCATTCGCAGCCAACAAtatataaccctgacactcttCTCTACTGAAGTTCACCAACACAGAATTCAGGTAATAACCCTCAGCTACTACTACTTCACCTTCCCCTTTTGGCAAAAACCGAATTGATcgctcaaagcaatccaacaatacCCGAATCTTTGTCAACCAATCAAACTccaaaatcatctccaacccAACCATTGGCAAACAGATTAAATCATGAACAAATTCTCTATCCTCAATCTTGAAGGCTAATTCCCTACAACTTGATTTAGTCACAACTGTTTGGTACGGGGTATGCACATGTAAATCAAAAGTTAATTCTGACATTTTCAATCCTAGATCCTCAACCTTATCAAATGCAATGAAATAATGCGAAGCTCCAATATCATACAATGCAACCAATGTTTTATCACCAACTAAATATTTACCTCTCATCAAAGGGTCCCTTTTGGCAGCATCATTAGTGTTCACAGCAAACACTCTCCCTTGGTGTTGATTCCGACCCGCATTCGGGTTCCTTCCACGAGTACAATCCCTCGCCATGTAACTAGGCAATCCGCAATTGAAGCAACCACCTATACCTAACTTGCATGAGTCATTCAGATGAAAACGTTCACAACGATCACAAGTTAAATCCGGAGATGTCTTACTCTGATTACCCCTTCCTCTTGCATAGTGGTACTGATCAAAAGTGGGTATCCTAGTGTTGCCTTGACCTTGAGATACATGTCCTCCCCTCTTGAAGTGTTGAGCTCTTGGTTGAAAGTATTTTCCATACTCATGGTTGTTATTTTCTCCACAAGTATCTCTTGCTGATGCCACTTTTTTCGCATACTCTTCCACAACCCTTGCCTTGTTCACAAGCTCAGAAAAGATCCGAATCTCCAAAGGAGCTACAGCCGTCATGATGTTATCCCTTAAACCTCCTTGGTATTTTATACATTTCCAACTTTCATAGGACTCCGGGGCACTTTGACATACCCTAGAGAACCTACAGAGCTCCTCGAACCGACTAGTGTAATCGGCCACGGACAACGAGCTTTGCTTCAGCCGCATAAGCTCTAACTCTTTAGCTTCTCACACTGACTCCGGGAAATACTTCCTATAAAACACCATTTGAAACACATTCCAAGGGATTTTCGCATTTAGAACTCGCAGTAATTGGCATTCTCTTTGCCACTAATGTTGTGCCTCTCCCATCAATTGATAGGTCGTAAACTCTACGTATTGGTTAGCCAAGACATGCTGAGTCTGTAATACGCGCTCCATAGCTCAAAACCAATTGTCTGCTTCAGTGGAGTTTGTTGTTCCTCGAAAAATTAGCGGGTGAACCATGAGAAACGAAGCTAGGGTCATCGGAGTTCTTCCCAAATTATTACCGTCTGCTTCTCCATTTCCATTTTTGTTTCCATTACCATTCCCAGCCGGTTGACCCATCCTTTCCACGGCTTGCATGATCGCGGAGCGTtggctgataaaccccaattttgtggtttatcttgtgcttaatttagggaattttatcaccttttctcacatttattcaatgaaatagcatggttttgtaattctcccttaaattgtgcttaagtgtaaaaacatgctttttaggcctgtaaattggtaattttaattcactttaattccattcgatgccttgatgtgtttgttgaatgatttcaggttcataaggcaagtattggatggaagaaatgaagagaaaagcatgcaaaatgaagAATTCACAAAGAAATGAGCATTTAgggaattgagggccacgcgcacgcgtcatgcatgcgtatgcgtgcattgaagatttgcaagccacacgcacgcgtcacccacgcgtacgcgtgagtaggaGTTTGGccagcaacgcgcacgcgtgatgcttggcacgtgactcacttaaagtgaaatcgctggggggcaatttctgagctgcccaggcccaaatccaactcgtttctgagggtatttcatgcagaattcaagcttgagaAAAGgtgggagcacttagttagtcatgatgagcctttagttagttttctagaaagagaagctccctcttctctctagaattaggttaggattaggttaatttctcttagatctagatttgattacatgatttcatcttgtttcctctacaattccttgttctaatacttcaattcttcttggttcttttgttaattttactttcatgtctcttttatgttcatgcactcatgttggatttggatctcctttaatgcaatttaatatttgatgttcttctgattgttgatttgagttgtgatctaactttccttgcaattggtagtgggtagattttactatttcttgcaatttattatgctttccttttatgccttccaagtgtttgacaaaatgcttggttggatgttagaatagattttgagcattcttggcttggaaagagaaattaggtgatcttgagtcatgaatacccaacccatgttggtaatctagagttgttagctagtattgtttccattgactctaatctcttgctaattcaattagtgagttgattaggacgtttggattgagattagctagtcttgttagactttctccgagtgtgaagataatgtgttaccttcttccatcgtcagggatgacgtaataagataaattcttgttaattattgttattagtgactaggatagaaagcctatattctcaacccttgccatgaatgtctctatttattacttgctttctttacttgcttgatttacttttcttgtcatttaatttctttccccttttatcaatcaaacccccctgcaccttcatagccaataattgaccacttcattgcaattccttgtgagatgacccgaggtttaaatacttcgattaattcttattggggtttgtacttatgacaaccaatattttttgcatgtgaggattctttgtctgtttagaactatacttgcaacgagattttattcgTGAAATTCTAAACTGTACAAGAACACGAgcatcaaaaatggcgccgttgtcggggaattgcaatggtgctatgttattggctattgtatatatgtgaatatgtttttttgcttgcttttgttttctttaggagttagtttttattagtcttattagtttttgttttattttcgctttcactatgaattctcatcactttggctatgagtgtggttcaaactacgttgtaggaaatggaagctttaatGAGGATTTGCATTAAGGATTTGGAGattaaaggtgggaggagccccaagcttatggacaaccttcttggcaacaatctCCTCCCGAATCAAGTTTAACAAGAGTTCTTGGGGACATGACTACTCTCTTTACAGAGATGCGCAAGGAACAAAAGGCATTTTATTCCACCCAAGCCGTTCAAGCGCCACCCCAACATGATTactctccggattcttatgggtacaatccaaatcctaatgcataccaatctaatgtgtgtgatgacccctattgtgattgtcaaccacaaccaccacatacagATGACCCTTTTCCTCAACATAGTCCCCAATAACCTCATTCACAAGCCTCTTACCAGCATTCAccccatatgatcctaacccatatccaccataccaaccaccatatgaaccatatctagagacACCATCATTCCAACaacaatactcccaagaaccacaatttccatacacaccacctcaagacttttaCCAATATGGatcaccttccaactacaatgcctttccctcaaacaatgaaccctctcttccaccatcgcCCTCCAATGAAGCCCTTATGCTAAAACAAAGAGATCTTAGATCTTAAATCCTAAGGCAACAAGAGGAGACGGAAagggagtttaaggagctagaagccaagatggctatcatagcggaagccgttagcaacatggtctcGTCCCGCctaaggagctagaagccaagatgactatcatagcggaagccgttagcaacatggtctcgtcccgcctaagcctatgcgatcaaggcgctCCCAttattgaatgtggagaagcacccAAAGAGCTTAGCGAGGGAGTGAATTTGGAGCTCCAAGATgaggaagaggagttaaagcaagaagtacaacaagaggaggaggtagagattattgaacaagaggaagtagtggttgggtgTTTAGGATATATTGAGCTCATAGAGGAATCTCAGgctgaagagccttcttccacggAGTTTGGAAGGGATGTTTAAGAGGAGAGTGATGTAAAGGATGTGGATAGAGAGTTAAgagaaattgatcaagaagtagattccatcattagtgattttttgtccacattgatcaatccccttgatgatcctgttgagccttcttccattgGAGTAGAAGGCGATGTTGAGGAGAACgtgcaacctccaaagcatattgtGAGTGGGGAATTagaagaagtgttccaagcaacaagccctcctatctatgatgattctgcatcaacatgcgatccttttgagcttgagaaATCCTTCCCTATTGGACTTGGAATTAATGAAAGGGTAGACTTTGCTAAACCccatatttatgatttgagtgatgggaaagagatagaagaatttggtaaagaagaatgtgaacttgaggaagcttggcaagaggtagagcttgaagaaccttgccaagtggtggacgcctctagaagaggatggatggGAGTGGAGCGTGCTTTGACAAGACCGTTAGGAACTCCtacacctaggttgtcatctaatccttcatttgagtgggtaaaacttctaactcttagcattattatcccacttgaatttagttttcttgaaatggatggccaacttagggcgctttgtggaattaagcgtaagaggaagatgtttagtggttggcgttgtaagtctagactcattatggtgggaagctcaaaattgaggagcatggattggtgtagtgctcaattggatagGTCTAGGAGCGTAGTTTAGTGCCTTCATGAGAATTCagcttgcttaccacccggagggAATTATCATAACCAATTTggagacgggtgtgaaaacaaagtatgggatcccgaATTACAAtgtgaggatcaactttgggagcctatgggtTGTGAAGAAATCCATAAAAGCTTGGAgctattaactttgaatgatggatGATATAGGATTAACTATTGTTAgtctagattttcacaaaatagaattccattgttgaaagtatagtctagacTAATAATTGATTCCcaagatcaaataataaattctaaacaaaataattaaccgagagtaatgaaacctcgggtcgttctccctaggaataaAAATGAAATGCTACTTCTTTCGGTTGTGAAGGTGGTAAAAGGGGTTTGAAAtcaaagaacgaaagattaaaagaacttaagcaataaaagaactaaacAATGATCAAAATTGGAAATTGATGCAAGCAAGGGAAAATAGGGTCAAAACTAGTGagaatgctataaatgcaataaagagccttgacttgggcaTGAGTATCCAAGGAATCGTATCacggccataaccacaactatggtaattatcatgagtcaatctcgcctattcaaccccaaccatcgaggagtaagttaagcaagcataattgaccttatccataagtcctaactaacttaccaaactagttgataaaaggctagcgtcaatggaaccAAGAGCCAattaactacccaagaattaccactaattgtcggacattatgactctagtatcctaggaactcaaaccacaagccaaggtgggaaaatctactcaaaaactagagttggcattttcacaaacaccttgtgtgcataaaagtaaaacaggGAGAACTGCAAAGTAAAAtgtaaaactataaccaactatcaacaaaaccaaagataaacaagcaatcaaacataagggaagcatgaaatgtaaaattcattactcaaaacttcaagaaacaaaaaattgcaatatgaacaaagtaacttgaacaaaTAGTActtgaaagtaaaagtgcttgaattaaagaggaaattaagagtACTTAAAATTGATAaagtaaaatcaaaatcaaagcttgctataaaatgctacaatggaaattgataaaccctaagagagctttctattctacactactcctactcctaattactaggaaaactatgtaaaaatggCTCTAATGCTTCCCGCCTTTGATAAGTGTTGAAGtctcctttatatagcactccaaaatagcatttcagccttccaaaaatGAGCCAAGGGCCTCAGAAATCACGAAGCACGTGCATCATTAATAAAATCACGTgttgggacctgtgcggacgcacacgtctgcacacgcggctgaaaattgacctgtgcatacgcacaggtgcgTGCGTACGCTCACATGGAAATTTCTGCTTGTGCGCGCGCACGATgggctgtgcgcacacacacttcgctgtgtgtgcttttccttgatttcttcatgttttctcccttgtacatgctttcttccacttttacccttccattcttgccttcaaggcctgaaatcactcacaaaccatatcacggcattgaatggcacaaaggtgggattaaattgctctattaaagcacaaaattgcatttTTTCATATTTAAGATCAAattagggacaaaacacaaaattatgctattttggtgcttaagtgtgagttcatgtgctagaatccatccaaattgagtcaaagtATACAattaaatatggactcatcaactcccccacacttaaacaatagcatgtcctcatgctagacTAGTAAGGAGAATGATCAAGGGcgtaatcaacttattaaatgcaacttcCTATATGCATGCGAGTAtgaaaataacatatatataccTATATAGCTATCTATAGTATCTATATGACATTGGTgaaaataaacaatcaaattcccaagcaagtatagacaattagggctaagcaaagaattAATCCAATGcatccaaaatctaaagaattgattcaactcatcaaagtGAAGCAACTTGTAAGAATACATGGTAAGAAGTACGGAAACATagagttgagtaattgaaccctcactaggtgtgtatatactctaatcactcggtgtctaagggtcaattcactccagtctcttctaatcatgctttcaagggattgcttttcatctaacaaccaacaacaagtgatgcatgaatacaattatcatgaggacttattggggttgtaatggggttagggtaaaggtgggatagatatggctaagtggactgaaatagtttgaatccttgattagtttaggtatccaactcaacctatatcaaacaaatcaaaatcaaatgcAATTCTAACCTCCCATCAATTCTTTCTTACAAACACTCATGTATGGCTTATCATTcatatcacatatgcatttcttattgaTTTTCGTTCACTTAGGGTAACTTTcatccctttttttttaaaagtgaAATACATACGGTTCTAGTAGCTCATACATGAGTGTACCCATTTTCCAAAGTTTTTAATGAGATACCCAAgttaaacatttttcatttactaccaatgtttcccaaagttcccccacacttaattgagacacactcctcaacctaagctaatcaaggatacaattcaAGGTAAATCATGATTTTTCGTttaaggttgtgatgtgctaatatcAAGAATAATGGGATAAATaaggctcaaaaggggttaaaaatggtagatgcaagggtaaggctatatgggtaaagtaagattttatcaaagatggcctcaatcatgctcaatgcaattcaagACATCAatcaatggacataaagaatcaagcaagaccaagattacaatcatagaagagatatatcacacaatgaacaaagTTAGTGGTTAATATAGctcaatatagctcaaaaactcacaaggtatttgttctttactcttctatgttccataaagaaATAactcaagcaagtttgaaaacagttttttcaatcaattcaatTGAATGCCCttgacaaaattcttggaaaatttgttatttttcaccaaaattatttcctatatgtatgtatgatgtgatggatgcaaaattttttcaaaatttcctagtttTTTTCCTAATTCTCAACAAgcaaaaactaacatgaacaattaggatcaagataAACTAGGCATAAGCTATTCACGtcatccaatcacaatccatGTCTATACTATATACCAAGCAATATAaagatgcaatatatatataccaaGACTAGAGATGCAATATTAAAGATAACTAAAAGCAACTAGTATATATACCAAAAATACTAAACAGCAGTGCATAAGTTAAAGTACTATAAATATCCACAAAAGTataataaaactaaaagtaaattaATGAGAGTGTTCAGGAGAGAATATTTACACTCAAAACTAgaagatcctcccccacacttaagttaTGCACTACTCTCAGTGCCACAGGAATCAATCGGGAGAGGTCAATCATGTGAGGCTCCACCTCCTGGCGGTAGTGGGTGGTGCTGACACTGGTAGACAATAAGCGCGCTAGATGGCTGTGTGGTGGTCTTTGCTCTTGGGTCGGCTACAGCTGCTGGCTCCTCACATCTAGGCTCCTCGGCTCTCGGCTCCTCAGCTCTTTCAACCACTGCCTCATCGGCTGTGGTCTCCTTAGGTCTCCGCTCAGG from Arachis ipaensis cultivar K30076 chromosome B02, Araip1.1, whole genome shotgun sequence harbors:
- the LOC107627250 gene encoding uncharacterized protein LOC107627250 — translated: MTAVAPLEIRIFSELVNKARVVEEYAKKVASARDTCGENNNHEYGKYFQPRAQHFKRGGHVSQGQGNTRIPTFDQYHYARGRGNQSKTSPDLTCDRCERFHLNDSCKLGIGGCFNCGLPSYMARDCTRGRNPNAGRNQHQGRVFAVNTNDAAKRDPLMRGKYLVGDKTLVALYDIGASHYFIAFDKVEDLGLKMSELTFDLHVHTPYQTVVTKSSCRELAFKIEDREFVHDLICLPMVGLEMILEFDWLTKIRVLLDCFERSIRFLPKGEGEVVVAEGYYLNSVLVNFSREECQGYILLAANALGDKWRLDQISVVRKFSEVFWCTKL